One Mycoavidus sp. HKI genomic region harbors:
- the wecG gene encoding lipopolysaccharide N-acetylmannosaminouronosyltransferase — MSAIPKYDIRGIGIWGFQEQAQFVDYLLADGALKTGMLVAINAEKIILAEQNPLLSELIESAEYKYADGISIVRSIKRKYAAASCLQRIAGVDLWQALMRSAGLRRIPVFLVGGKPEVLAKVEQKLITAWGVKIVGSHSGYFKEEERSALFQAIQESGAALVTVALGSPKQELFMRCCQQIYPNALYMGVGGTFDVFSGTVKRAPKVWQSLGLEWLYRVLAQPTRIGRVARLCKYASYHYRGQL; from the coding sequence ATGAGTGCTATTCCAAAATATGATATTCGCGGCATTGGCATTTGGGGTTTTCAGGAGCAAGCTCAATTTGTCGATTACCTGCTGGCCGATGGTGCATTGAAAACGGGTATGCTAGTTGCGATTAACGCTGAAAAAATAATTTTAGCGGAACAAAATCCGCTCCTCAGCGAGTTGATTGAATCTGCTGAATACAAATATGCCGATGGCATTAGCATCGTTCGTTCGATTAAGCGAAAGTATGCTGCAGCATCCTGTTTGCAGCGCATCGCTGGTGTCGATTTGTGGCAAGCTTTGATGAGAAGCGCTGGCTTGCGACGCATACCGGTATTTCTCGTAGGCGGTAAGCCCGAGGTGTTAGCCAAAGTAGAGCAGAAGCTGATTACCGCTTGGGGCGTTAAGATTGTGGGTAGCCATAGTGGCTACTTTAAAGAGGAAGAGCGCTCAGCACTGTTTCAAGCGATTCAAGAGAGTGGTGCCGCGCTGGTCACGGTTGCTCTGGGTTCGCCTAAACAAGAACTCTTTATGCGCTGCTGCCAGCAAATTTATCCAAATGCATTGTATATGGGGGTCGGTGGCACCTTCGATGTCTTTAGCGGTACGGTTAAACGAGCTCCCAAAGTGTGGCAATCCTTAGGTTTAGAGTGGCTCTACCGAGTGCTGGCCCAGCCAACCCGCATTGGGCGTGTGGCGAGATTATGCAAATACGCTAGTTATCACTATCGTGGCCAACTGTGA
- the wzxE gene encoding lipid III flippase WzxE: MSELSMGRALAWSAAATLIKMGLGLLVVKWMAHAFGPDGMGRAGNFIALVTLLGVLSGAGIYNGVTKYVAEFQHDPVRLRRLLGTSSIIVFGFSCVLALLFILAAAPLSQLLFGREDLQSVVWAIAFIQFGIAYANLFLAILKGQCDARGNALSVIAGSLLGLGVCWLAFRLGDYSSALIGLALAPALLVLPAGVMLFKRGIVSLKPIWDSTLACGLCKFTAMATITAIMLPLAYAMMRELLAARHGWDEVGLWQGVSQISMAYLQFITAPFTVYLLPMLARQKNKIGLAREIGRAQCFLLPLALVMSLSIWLLRDIVIELLFSADFKPMRDLFAWQLSGDVFKVSAYMFAYLVIARASLCFCVLTEISQFGLLTFFSHCLIPSGGALGAVQAYAATYIVYFALCATAFLIYCKKGR; encoded by the coding sequence TTGTCTGAACTATCCATGGGGCGGGCGTTAGCCTGGTCTGCGGCTGCCACCCTGATTAAAATGGGATTGGGGCTGCTGGTCGTTAAGTGGATGGCGCACGCTTTTGGTCCAGATGGCATGGGTCGCGCTGGAAATTTTATAGCGCTGGTTACTCTGTTGGGCGTACTTTCAGGCGCCGGTATTTACAACGGAGTGACCAAATACGTCGCCGAATTTCAGCATGATCCGGTCCGCTTACGCCGTCTGCTCGGCACGTCTTCTATTATAGTGTTTGGCTTCTCGTGTGTACTGGCGCTGTTGTTTATCTTGGCGGCAGCTCCTCTGAGTCAACTGCTGTTTGGTCGTGAAGATTTGCAGAGTGTCGTGTGGGCGATAGCCTTCATCCAGTTCGGTATTGCTTACGCCAATTTGTTTCTGGCCATCCTGAAAGGTCAGTGTGATGCGAGGGGCAATGCGCTGTCGGTGATCGCTGGCAGTCTGCTAGGCCTAGGGGTATGTTGGCTCGCATTTCGTCTCGGTGACTACTCTAGTGCATTGATTGGATTAGCTTTAGCACCAGCGTTATTGGTTTTGCCGGCAGGAGTCATGCTGTTTAAGCGCGGTATCGTATCGCTGAAGCCAATATGGGACAGCACGCTGGCTTGCGGCTTATGCAAATTTACTGCAATGGCGACAATCACTGCCATTATGCTGCCGCTGGCCTACGCCATGATGAGAGAGCTCTTGGCAGCTCGTCATGGTTGGGACGAGGTTGGCCTGTGGCAGGGAGTGAGTCAGATCTCCATGGCTTATTTGCAATTTATCACGGCGCCTTTTACCGTATATTTGCTGCCCATGCTGGCTAGGCAAAAAAATAAGATAGGCCTCGCGCGTGAAATCGGTCGTGCCCAATGCTTCTTGTTACCACTGGCATTAGTGATGAGCTTGAGTATATGGCTGCTGCGCGATATCGTGATTGAATTATTGTTTTCAGCTGATTTTAAGCCAATGCGTGATCTTTTTGCGTGGCAGTTGAGCGGCGATGTATTCAAGGTCAGTGCTTATATGTTTGCTTACCTAGTGATTGCGCGAGCCTCGCTGTGTTTTTGTGTGTTGACGGAAATCAGCCAATTTGGCTTGCTCACGTTTTTTTCGCACTGTTTGATTCCATCTGGTGGTGCGCTTGGGGCCGTGCAAGCTTACGCCGCGACTTACATTGTTTATTTTGCATTGTGCGCGACAGCATTTTTGATCTATTGTAAAAAGGGAAGGTAA
- the wecB gene encoding non-hydrolyzing UDP-N-acetylglucosamine 2-epimerase: MKKILTVFGTRPEAIKMAPVVRALSKHTQFEAKVCVTAQHRQMLDQVLNLFNIKPDFDLNIMQPGQNLFSITANILESFKPVLMEYQPDFVLVHGDTATTFAASLTAYYLKIPVAHVEAGLRTGNLYSPWPEEANRRLTGTLAHLHFAPTAQSRDNLLKENIAAERIVVTGNTVIDALLEVKQKIASNPQLATSLVKQFPQLNSTRRLVLITGHRRENFGDGFERICTAIATLSKRYPKVDFVYPVHLNPHVQEPVQRTLKGISNIHLIEPLDYLPFVYLMMRSTLILTDSGGVQEEASSLGKPVLLMRENTERPEALEAGLVRLVSTDIDTLCQQVSLLLDDLTEYNQITSHAHNLYGDGKASERIVQTLAAYQA; this comes from the coding sequence ATGAAAAAAATATTAACTGTTTTTGGCACACGCCCGGAAGCCATCAAAATGGCCCCGGTTGTGCGTGCTCTTAGCAAACATACTCAATTTGAAGCTAAAGTGTGCGTTACCGCACAACACCGGCAGATGCTTGATCAAGTATTGAATCTTTTCAATATCAAGCCCGATTTCGATCTAAATATCATGCAGCCAGGGCAGAATCTCTTCTCCATCACAGCCAACATCTTAGAAAGCTTCAAACCTGTGCTAATGGAATACCAACCTGATTTTGTTCTGGTCCATGGCGATACTGCAACGACCTTTGCCGCCTCGCTAACGGCTTATTACTTGAAAATTCCGGTCGCGCATGTCGAGGCGGGTTTGCGCACCGGCAACTTGTATTCACCCTGGCCAGAAGAAGCCAATCGTAGATTAACCGGCACCCTGGCACATTTACATTTCGCCCCTACAGCGCAATCACGCGACAATCTTCTGAAAGAAAATATCGCCGCTGAGCGTATCGTGGTAACCGGAAATACCGTGATTGATGCGCTCTTAGAGGTTAAACAAAAAATCGCCAGCAACCCTCAACTGGCCACTAGCCTTGTCAAACAATTCCCCCAGCTCAATAGCACACGACGGCTGGTTCTCATTACCGGACATCGCAGAGAGAATTTCGGCGATGGCTTCGAACGTATTTGTACAGCCATCGCAACCCTTTCCAAACGCTACCCCAAGGTCGATTTCGTTTATCCGGTTCATCTTAATCCGCATGTGCAAGAACCCGTCCAACGCACCCTCAAAGGAATCAGCAACATTCACCTGATTGAGCCACTGGACTATTTGCCGTTCGTCTACCTGATGATGCGCTCAACGCTGATCCTCACCGACTCGGGAGGCGTGCAAGAAGAAGCCTCATCGCTTGGCAAGCCGGTCTTGCTCATGCGAGAAAATACAGAGCGCCCCGAAGCATTAGAGGCCGGTCTCGTACGTCTGGTCAGTACGGATATCGACACCTTGTGCCAACAGGTTAGTCTGCTGCTTGATGACCTAACCGAATATAACCAGATAACGTCGCACGCGCATAACTTATATGGAGATGGCAAAGCATCTGAGCGCATCGTGCAAACGTTAGCTGCCTACCAAGCATAA
- a CDS encoding multidrug efflux RND transporter permease subunit, which translates to MNLSRLFIARPIATTLLSAGIMLAGIFAFFKLPVSPLPQVDFPTISVEASLPGASPEVVATSVTSPLERRLGQIDGVTEMSSASSSGSAQIILQFELNRNIDSAARDVQAAINAARADLPSHLKQNPSYNKVNPADTPVLILALTSPTLTRGQLYDSAATVLQQALSQVPGIGEVAVSGSANPAVRIELNPQALSQYGMSLETVRSALAAANQNMPKGALEHGAQRYQLYTNDQATQASQYRDLIIAYRNGAAVRLTDVGKVSDSVENVRTLGLLNNQPAVLVILYRQPGANVIDTVDRVKTLLPQLEAALPAAVNITTIADRTKTIRASLKDAGYTLAIAVGLVIFVVFAFLRNARATLIPCIAVPISIIGTFSAMYLLGYSIDNLSLMALTVATGFVVDDAIVVLENISRHIEAGKSPLRAALAGAREVSFTVLSISISLVAVFLPILLMGGIVGRIFREFALTLSLAIGMSLLVSLTLTPMMCARLLRARKTSAEPVPTGLARTSKRFFEALQRGYQVSLNWSLQRPKLIGLILLATITCNIYLYIAIPKGFFPQQDTGILVGSIRADQNTSFQLMQTKLAQSMAIINADPAIDTIAGFIGGRRANAGFMIISLKPRPERQLSAAQVIERLRPKLNAVAGSRAFLYASQDIRVGGRQSNAQYQFTLLGESSAELYRWGQKLTEALQHKNELTDVNSDAQQKGLENMIVIDRASAARFGITPAQISSTLYDAFGQRQVSTIYNSLNQYHVIMGLAPQYTQNPASLNDIYLRTASAQTMVPLSAFAQYQPGYTPLAVFHQGLFAATTLSFNLPPDKSLSDATAIIHGTMNEIGVPATIHGSFEGTAKVFQKSLANQPLLILAAFVAVYIVLGILYESTIHPLTILSTLPSAGVGALLALLLCNTEFSLIALIGVTLLIGIVKKNAIIMIDFAIAATRRGSTARDAIFNACLLRFRPIMMTTCAAMLGALPLAFGQGEGAELRRPLGITIIGGLLVSQILTLYTTPVVYLYLERLRERLAQRRASAPNAGHYSDNRHI; encoded by the coding sequence ATGAATTTATCGCGTCTATTTATTGCACGCCCAATTGCAACGACGCTGTTGTCGGCCGGCATCATGCTCGCTGGCATTTTTGCTTTTTTCAAACTGCCGGTGTCACCCCTGCCGCAAGTTGATTTCCCAACGATTTCGGTAGAAGCAAGTTTGCCAGGGGCCAGCCCCGAAGTCGTCGCCACCAGTGTCACCAGCCCACTCGAGCGCCGCTTGGGGCAAATCGATGGCGTCACCGAAATGAGCTCGGCGAGCTCAAGCGGCTCAGCTCAAATTATTTTGCAGTTTGAACTAAATCGAAATATCGATAGCGCCGCGCGCGATGTACAAGCGGCCATTAATGCCGCGCGCGCCGATCTGCCCAGTCATCTGAAACAAAACCCCAGCTATAACAAAGTCAATCCGGCTGACACCCCGGTCTTAATCCTCGCGCTCACCTCACCCACTCTAACGCGCGGCCAGCTCTACGATTCAGCGGCGACGGTACTGCAACAAGCGCTGTCTCAAGTACCCGGCATTGGTGAAGTCGCGGTCAGCGGCTCCGCCAATCCAGCCGTGCGGATTGAACTTAACCCACAGGCGTTGTCTCAATACGGAATGAGTCTTGAGACGGTACGCAGCGCGCTCGCAGCGGCCAATCAAAATATGCCCAAAGGCGCTCTAGAGCATGGTGCTCAGCGCTATCAACTCTACACCAACGACCAAGCAACCCAGGCCAGCCAGTACCGTGATCTGATTATCGCTTACCGTAACGGCGCAGCCGTACGCTTAACCGATGTCGGCAAGGTCAGCGATTCCGTTGAAAATGTACGCACGCTTGGCTTGTTGAATAACCAACCTGCCGTACTGGTGATCCTTTACCGGCAGCCGGGCGCTAACGTCATCGACACCGTTGACCGCGTCAAGACGCTCTTGCCGCAACTAGAAGCCGCCCTACCTGCAGCGGTGAATATTACGACCATCGCCGATCGGACTAAAACCATCCGTGCTTCCTTAAAAGATGCTGGCTATACGCTGGCAATTGCGGTTGGCCTAGTGATTTTTGTGGTCTTCGCCTTTTTACGCAATGCTCGGGCAACCCTGATTCCGTGCATTGCGGTACCGATTTCAATCATCGGCACTTTTAGTGCCATGTACCTGCTTGGCTATAGCATCGATAACCTGTCATTGATGGCGCTCACGGTTGCCACTGGCTTTGTGGTCGATGACGCGATCGTTGTATTGGAGAATATTTCACGCCATATTGAAGCCGGCAAATCGCCGTTGCGCGCAGCCCTGGCCGGCGCGCGCGAAGTCAGCTTTACGGTACTGTCTATTTCAATTTCACTGGTCGCGGTTTTTCTACCTATTTTATTGATGGGCGGCATCGTCGGTCGCATCTTCCGCGAATTCGCACTCACGCTCTCATTGGCGATTGGTATGTCGCTGCTGGTGTCGCTGACGCTCACTCCGATGATGTGCGCGCGCCTTTTACGCGCCCGAAAAACCTCAGCCGAACCCGTACCAACAGGCCTAGCGCGTACTAGCAAACGCTTTTTCGAGGCGTTGCAGCGAGGTTATCAGGTTTCTCTCAATTGGTCGCTACAGCGACCTAAACTGATTGGGCTCATCTTACTTGCCACCATCACATGCAATATCTATCTGTATATTGCCATTCCTAAAGGTTTCTTTCCGCAACAAGATACTGGAATTTTAGTCGGCAGCATCCGCGCCGACCAGAATACCTCATTCCAGCTGATGCAAACAAAGCTGGCGCAATCGATGGCAATCATCAACGCCGATCCTGCCATCGACACTATCGCGGGTTTTATCGGTGGACGACGCGCCAATGCCGGTTTCATGATCATCTCATTAAAACCACGCCCTGAGCGCCAACTGAGCGCTGCGCAAGTGATCGAACGGCTGCGCCCAAAACTCAACGCAGTGGCGGGTAGCCGGGCTTTCTTATATGCCTCACAAGATATTCGGGTGGGTGGGCGGCAAAGCAATGCGCAATATCAATTTACTTTGCTCGGCGAATCATCGGCTGAACTCTATCGCTGGGGGCAAAAACTCACAGAAGCACTGCAGCACAAGAACGAACTGACCGATGTGAATAGCGACGCGCAACAAAAAGGGCTAGAAAATATGATCGTGATTGATCGCGCTAGCGCCGCGCGTTTTGGCATAACACCCGCACAAATCAGCAGCACACTGTACGATGCGTTCGGCCAACGGCAAGTTTCGACCATTTATAACTCGTTAAACCAGTATCACGTGATCATGGGACTAGCCCCGCAATACACGCAAAATCCCGCGTCACTCAATGATATTTATTTGCGTACGGCTAGCGCGCAAACGATGGTGCCATTATCCGCGTTTGCCCAGTATCAACCAGGTTATACGCCACTTGCTGTATTCCATCAGGGACTTTTTGCCGCGACCACCCTCTCATTCAATTTACCGCCCGATAAATCGCTATCCGATGCCACCGCAATCATTCACGGGACGATGAACGAAATCGGGGTGCCCGCCACCATCCACGGCAGCTTTGAAGGCACCGCCAAGGTTTTCCAAAAGTCATTAGCGAACCAGCCACTGTTGATTCTCGCAGCATTTGTTGCGGTTTATATTGTGCTTGGCATTTTGTATGAAAGCACCATTCACCCTCTGACGATCCTGTCAACGCTCCCCTCGGCAGGTGTCGGCGCACTGCTTGCACTGCTCTTATGCAACACTGAATTTAGCTTGATTGCACTGATTGGCGTCACGCTGTTGATCGGGATTGTGAAAAAGAATGCCATCATCATGATCGATTTCGCCATCGCTGCAACACGTCGTGGCAGCACTGCGCGCGATGCCATTTTTAACGCGTGCCTATTGCGCTTTCGACCCATTATGATGACCACCTGCGCAGCCATGCTAGGCGCACTGCCACTGGCATTCGGCCAGGGTGAAGGCGCTGAACTGCGGCGCCCGCTTGGCATTACGATTATTGGTGGCCTACTGGTTAGTCAAATCCTAACGCTGTATACGACACCGGTGGTCTATTTGTATCTGGAGCGGTTACGCGAGCGATTGGCACAGCGACGCGCGTCAGCACCCAACGCTGGCCACTATAGTGATAACAGGCATATTTGA
- the wzxE gene encoding lipid III flippase WzxE yields the protein MPKLSLARASVWSTAAILIKLAVGLLLIKLLALAFGPEGVGCAGNFMTLITVLGVLSGAGIYNGVTKYVAEFQFDAVRLHRFFGTSALIVLGSSGLLALVLIVAAAPLSRLLFGREDLQGVLRVVGFIQFGIAFANLFLAILKGRCDAKGAALSVMSGSLLGLGAYWLACRLGGYAGALIGLALMPALLILPAAIALLKRKIIPWHGLKLTWDGTLARGLFKFTAMALITSLTLPIAYVMIRQQLATHYSWQEVGIWQGMSKISDAYLQLITAPITVYLLPTLARLKTKPDLAYEIRRAQRFLLPLALGLSLSVWLLRDVVIGLLFSAEFRPMRDLFAWQLSGDVFKVGAYVFGYLIIVKASLRFYVLAETLQFSLLLLLSHWLIPIGGALGTVQAYAATYAVYFALCVYIFFIYCKRGE from the coding sequence TTGCCTAAATTATCTTTAGCACGAGCCTCGGTCTGGTCTACGGCTGCCATCCTGATCAAATTGGCAGTGGGACTCCTGCTCATCAAATTGTTAGCACTTGCCTTTGGCCCAGAGGGGGTAGGCTGCGCCGGAAATTTTATGACGCTGATCACGGTGTTAGGCGTGTTATCTGGCGCGGGTATTTACAATGGGGTGACCAAATACGTTGCTGAATTTCAGTTTGATGCAGTCCGCTTGCACCGTTTTTTTGGCACCTCTGCACTTATCGTGCTTGGCTCTTCCGGGTTACTGGCGCTCGTGCTGATAGTGGCTGCGGCCCCTCTAAGTCGATTATTGTTTGGTCGCGAAGATTTGCAGGGTGTGCTGCGAGTCGTGGGCTTTATTCAATTTGGTATTGCCTTTGCTAATTTGTTTTTGGCCATTTTAAAAGGCCGGTGCGATGCGAAGGGCGCCGCGCTATCGGTCATGAGTGGCAGTCTGTTAGGTCTGGGGGCATATTGGCTGGCTTGCCGTCTAGGTGGCTATGCGGGAGCGCTCATCGGCTTAGCGTTGATGCCGGCGTTGTTGATCTTGCCGGCAGCGATAGCGTTGCTTAAACGCAAGATCATACCGTGGCATGGGTTAAAGCTCACATGGGATGGCACGCTAGCTCGTGGTCTGTTCAAATTTACCGCGATGGCGCTTATCACTTCGCTCACGCTACCGATTGCTTACGTCATGATAAGGCAGCAGCTGGCGACGCATTATAGTTGGCAGGAGGTGGGCATTTGGCAGGGCATGAGCAAAATCTCGGATGCTTATCTACAGTTGATTACAGCACCTATTACCGTGTATTTGCTGCCAACCCTTGCTAGGCTCAAAACCAAACCAGATTTGGCGTATGAGATTCGCCGTGCGCAACGCTTTTTGTTACCGCTGGCGCTAGGCTTGAGTTTAAGTGTGTGGCTATTGCGCGATGTGGTGATTGGATTATTGTTCTCCGCTGAGTTTAGGCCGATGCGCGATCTTTTTGCATGGCAGCTGAGCGGTGATGTGTTCAAGGTAGGTGCTTATGTGTTCGGTTATTTAATCATTGTGAAAGCCTCCTTACGTTTTTATGTATTAGCAGAAACGCTCCAGTTTAGTTTGCTCTTGTTACTTTCGCACTGGTTGATTCCAATTGGCGGTGCGCTTGGGACTGTACAGGCTTACGCGGCGACGTATGCGGTTTATTTTGCTTTATGTGTATACATATTTTTTATCTATTGCAAAAGGGGAGAGTGA
- a CDS encoding TDP-N-acetylfucosamine:lipid II N-acetylfucosaminyltransferase, producing MSVIHILGSDIEHHNRTVLSFFNDILAPELPHSQMPLCFWVVARAPAQLGNYPALQVRVLPDKRALAKAVAVLAKKCSEQRFFFHGQFNLGIWLLLLTGRIRAAQVSWHIWGADLYEDSAGFRFKLFYVLRRCVQGRVGRVFATRGDLAYYQQRYPHVPITLLYFPTRMPPAQNLPRLPKPATQRLTILLGNSGDRSNRHIEGLRAIYQQFGKQVRILLPFGYPLGNDLYGNEIRAEAEKLFAPEQVEFINKVIDFNEYRKLLMQCDLGYFLFNRQQGVGTLCLLIQLCIPFVISRQNPFQQDLAEQRVPVLFHGDDLSPEIVRETQHRMAQLDQTQIAFFNPNYITGWQRALAITNGETLDDAC from the coding sequence GTGTCTGTCATCCATATTTTGGGTTCCGATATTGAGCACCACAATCGGACGGTGCTGAGCTTTTTTAATGACATACTCGCACCAGAGTTGCCGCACTCTCAAATGCCATTATGTTTTTGGGTGGTTGCTCGAGCGCCGGCGCAATTGGGCAATTACCCCGCATTGCAGGTCAGAGTATTACCGGATAAACGAGCGCTGGCGAAGGCCGTGGCCGTGCTGGCAAAAAAATGCAGCGAGCAGCGCTTCTTTTTTCATGGTCAGTTTAATCTAGGTATTTGGCTCCTGCTCCTGACTGGCCGCATTCGCGCAGCACAAGTGAGTTGGCATATTTGGGGGGCAGATCTTTATGAAGATTCAGCTGGATTTCGATTTAAGCTGTTTTATGTGTTAAGGCGCTGCGTACAAGGGCGTGTTGGGCGGGTGTTTGCTACCCGCGGAGACCTGGCTTATTATCAGCAGCGCTATCCGCACGTTCCTATTACGCTGCTTTATTTTCCGACCCGTATGCCACCGGCGCAAAATCTCCCTCGTTTGCCGAAACCTGCAACGCAGCGGCTGACGATTTTGCTGGGCAACTCTGGCGATCGCTCGAATCGTCATATTGAAGGATTGCGGGCGATTTACCAGCAATTTGGCAAGCAGGTGCGTATCCTGCTGCCTTTTGGCTATCCATTGGGCAACGACTTATATGGCAATGAGATTCGCGCGGAAGCTGAAAAATTATTCGCGCCGGAGCAGGTCGAGTTCATCAATAAAGTAATTGATTTTAACGAGTACAGAAAGCTCTTAATGCAATGTGATTTGGGCTATTTCCTGTTTAATCGGCAGCAGGGGGTTGGCACCCTATGCTTGTTGATCCAACTCTGTATTCCATTTGTTATCAGCCGGCAAAACCCTTTCCAGCAAGACCTTGCTGAGCAGCGCGTACCGGTGTTATTTCATGGCGATGACTTGAGCCCTGAGATTGTGCGTGAAACCCAGCACCGAATGGCTCAATTAGATCAGACCCAGATTGCTTTTTTCAATCCTAATTACATCACAGGCTGGCAACGCGCGTTGGCGATTACCAATGGAGAGACTCTCGATGACGCTTGCTAA
- the wzyE gene encoding ECA oligosaccharide polymerase, producing MTLANFLILLMLWLAAGSFVLALAYREFRLVGFSFNLCFSLAYLSTFYLGFPFSCWLVLHFGLPISPPNYLAYALLLPAGFYIFYYATYKVKLPPFWRSGSSLFTMKREETHLLWVLLTLLAVVALVIFILNNGWLFFSSRSYGQRLFSKDLFLLPFKRLFYFFIPAMLVLYFLRPSVKSWLMFLVATISFGVLSYFAVGGTRANIALSFALFLFIGIADHHIRLRTLLFAGVAAIGVMTWLALQRYGLNVQGAERIETLLYLTRDTFSPWESLALLLEKYREIDFQGLAPIVRDFYVYIPQWLWPERPNLVLNTANYFTWQIRQYFAVAISPTLIGSLLIMGGGWSFVLGAMVVGLIIRGLDGLYRAARYAQNRYTSATMQAFCFGLLFHIIILVREGLDAFVSRLGFYCLVFGSCLLLAKLLYRLLIAGRHRQKKIGGV from the coding sequence ATGACGCTTGCTAATTTCCTGATTCTTTTAATGCTCTGGTTGGCAGCAGGTTCATTTGTGCTGGCGCTTGCCTATCGTGAATTCCGCTTAGTTGGATTTAGTTTTAATCTATGCTTTTCGCTGGCTTATCTATCCACTTTTTATCTTGGTTTTCCGTTCTCTTGTTGGCTAGTGCTGCATTTTGGTTTACCTATCTCACCACCGAATTATCTAGCTTATGCATTGCTGTTGCCGGCGGGTTTTTATATTTTTTACTACGCCACCTACAAAGTTAAGCTGCCACCGTTTTGGCGTTCAGGGTCATCCTTGTTCACCATGAAGCGTGAAGAAACGCATTTGCTGTGGGTGCTTCTGACGTTGCTTGCTGTAGTGGCGTTGGTTATCTTCATTCTAAATAATGGCTGGCTATTTTTTAGCTCGCGTAGCTATGGTCAACGCCTCTTTTCTAAAGACCTTTTTTTACTTCCCTTTAAGCGCCTTTTCTATTTTTTTATACCCGCTATGCTGGTGCTTTATTTCCTGCGGCCGAGCGTTAAATCTTGGCTAATGTTTCTTGTCGCAACCATTAGCTTTGGCGTACTCAGTTATTTTGCTGTTGGGGGCACACGCGCCAATATCGCTTTGTCATTCGCCTTGTTTTTATTTATTGGTATTGCCGATCATCATATCCGGCTTAGAACACTGCTGTTTGCTGGGGTGGCCGCGATTGGCGTGATGACGTGGCTGGCGTTACAGCGTTACGGGCTAAATGTTCAGGGTGCGGAGCGGATAGAGACGCTGCTTTACCTAACGCGCGACACTTTTTCGCCTTGGGAAAGTCTGGCGCTGTTATTAGAGAAGTATCGTGAAATCGATTTCCAGGGGTTAGCGCCGATTGTTCGCGATTTCTATGTCTATATTCCTCAATGGTTATGGCCTGAACGTCCGAACCTAGTGCTGAATACGGCCAATTATTTTACTTGGCAGATACGGCAATACTTTGCTGTAGCAATTTCACCCACCCTGATTGGATCGCTTCTGATTATGGGGGGGGGGTGGTCTTTTGTGCTGGGGGCGATGGTGGTCGGCCTGATTATTAGAGGGCTTGATGGCTTATATCGCGCGGCCAGATATGCGCAGAATCGCTATACGAGCGCTACGATGCAGGCTTTTTGCTTTGGCCTATTATTTCACATTATTATTTTGGTCAGGGAAGGATTAGATGCCTTCGTTTCGCGCCTAGGATTCTATTGTTTGGTCTTTGGCTCATGCCTGCTATTGGCCAAATTGTTGTACCGTTTATTGATAGCTGGCCGGCACAGGCAGAAAAAAATCGGGGGAGTTTGA